In Kitasatospora sp. NA04385, a single genomic region encodes these proteins:
- a CDS encoding DUF3039 domain-containing protein — MSTLEPERGLGTGTLVEPVPQTSHGDGDHERFAHYVQKDKIMESALSGSPVVALCGKVWVPGRDPKKYPVCPMCKEIFDGLNNPGGDDKKD; from the coding sequence ATGAGCACTCTTGAGCCCGAGCGCGGCCTCGGCACCGGCACCCTGGTCGAGCCCGTCCCGCAGACTTCGCACGGGGACGGCGACCACGAGCGCTTCGCCCACTACGTCCAGAAGGACAAGATCATGGAGAGCGCGCTCTCCGGGTCCCCCGTGGTGGCGCTGTGCGGCAAGGTCTGGGTGCCCGGGCGCGACCCGAAGAAGTACCCGGTCTGTCCGATGTGCAAGGAGATCTTCGACGGGCTGAACAACCCGGGCGGGGACGACAAGAAGGACTGA
- a CDS encoding YqgE/AlgH family protein yields the protein MEAAPSLTGRLLVATPVLTDPNFTRSVVLLLDHDDQGALGVVLNRPTPVDVAAVLDGWAPLAGAPAVLFQGGPVALDSALAVAVVPGEDHSAAPLGWRRVHGAIGLVDLEAPPEVLAGVLGGMRVFAGYSGWSPGQLEGEIAEGAWHLVDCEPGDLSCTEPDRLWREVLRRQRGPLAMLATYPDDPLLN from the coding sequence ATGGAAGCGGCCCCCTCGCTCACCGGGCGACTGCTCGTGGCGACGCCCGTGCTGACCGACCCGAACTTCACCAGGTCGGTGGTCCTGCTGCTCGACCACGACGACCAGGGCGCGCTCGGAGTGGTCCTCAACCGGCCGACCCCGGTGGACGTCGCGGCGGTGCTGGACGGCTGGGCGCCGCTGGCGGGCGCCCCGGCGGTGCTCTTCCAGGGCGGCCCGGTGGCCCTGGACTCCGCGCTGGCCGTCGCCGTCGTCCCCGGCGAGGACCACAGCGCCGCGCCGCTCGGCTGGCGGCGGGTGCACGGCGCGATCGGGCTGGTCGACCTGGAGGCGCCGCCCGAGGTGCTGGCCGGGGTGCTCGGCGGGATGCGGGTGTTCGCCGGGTACTCGGGCTGGTCGCCCGGCCAACTGGAGGGCGAGATCGCCGAGGGCGCCTGGCACCTGGTCGACTGCGAGCCGGGGGACCTCTCCTGCACCGAGCCGGACCGGCTCTGGCGGGAGGTGCTGCGCCGCCAGCGCGGCCCGCTGGCGATGCTCGCCACCTACCCCGACGACCCGCTGCTGAACTGA
- the murA gene encoding UDP-N-acetylglucosamine 1-carboxyvinyltransferase, with the protein MTDDVLLVHGGNPLEGEIQIRGAKNLVPKAMVAALLGQGPSRLRNVPDIRDVKVVRGLLQLHGVTVRTGDEDGELILDPSHVESANVADIDAHAGSSRIPILFCGPLLHRLGHAFIPGLGGCDIGGRPVDFHFEVLRQFGATIEKHPQGTYLVATQRLRGTKIELPYPSVGATEQVLLTAVLAEGVTELRNAAIEPEIVDLICVLQKMGAIISLGTDRTILVTGVDELDGYTHRALPDRLEAASWACAALATKGDIYVRGAEQIPMMTFLNTFRKVGGAYEIDDAGIRFWHPGGELKAIALETDVHPGFQTDWQQPLVVALTQAAGLSIVHETVYESRLGFTGALNQMGAHIQLYSECLGGTPCRFGARNFKHSAVVSGPSKLMGGELVIPDLRGGFSYLIAALAAEGTSTVHGIDLINRGYENFMDKLRDLGAHIELPAAAEVQLTA; encoded by the coding sequence ATGACCGACGACGTCCTGCTGGTCCACGGCGGAAACCCGCTCGAAGGCGAGATCCAGATCCGCGGCGCCAAGAACCTGGTCCCCAAGGCCATGGTCGCCGCACTGCTCGGCCAGGGCCCCAGCAGACTGCGCAACGTGCCGGACATCCGGGACGTCAAGGTCGTCCGCGGCCTGTTGCAGCTGCACGGGGTCACCGTCCGCACCGGCGACGAGGACGGCGAACTGATCCTCGACCCCTCGCACGTGGAGTCCGCCAACGTCGCGGACATCGACGCGCACGCCGGGTCCTCGCGGATCCCGATCCTGTTCTGCGGCCCGCTGCTGCACCGCCTCGGCCACGCCTTCATCCCGGGCCTGGGCGGCTGCGACATCGGCGGCCGGCCGGTCGACTTCCACTTCGAGGTGCTGCGCCAGTTCGGCGCGACCATCGAGAAGCACCCGCAGGGCACCTACCTGGTCGCCACCCAGCGGCTGCGCGGCACCAAGATCGAGCTGCCGTACCCGTCGGTCGGCGCGACCGAGCAGGTGCTGCTGACCGCGGTGCTCGCCGAGGGCGTCACCGAGCTGCGCAACGCCGCGATCGAGCCGGAGATCGTCGACCTGATCTGCGTGCTGCAGAAGATGGGCGCGATCATCTCGCTGGGCACCGACCGCACCATCCTGGTCACCGGCGTGGACGAGCTCGACGGCTACACCCACCGGGCGCTGCCGGACCGCCTGGAAGCGGCCTCCTGGGCGTGCGCGGCGCTGGCCACCAAGGGCGACATCTACGTCCGGGGCGCCGAGCAGATCCCGATGATGACCTTCCTGAACACCTTCCGGAAGGTCGGCGGCGCCTACGAGATCGACGACGCGGGCATCCGGTTCTGGCACCCGGGCGGCGAGCTCAAGGCGATCGCCCTGGAGACCGACGTGCACCCGGGCTTCCAGACCGACTGGCAGCAGCCGCTGGTGGTCGCGCTGACCCAGGCCGCCGGCCTGTCCATCGTGCACGAGACGGTGTACGAGTCGCGGCTGGGCTTCACCGGCGCGCTGAACCAGATGGGCGCGCACATCCAGCTCTACAGCGAGTGCCTGGGCGGCACCCCGTGCCGGTTCGGGGCGCGCAACTTCAAGCACTCCGCGGTGGTCTCCGGCCCGTCCAAGCTGATGGGCGGCGAGCTGGTCATCCCCGACCTGCGCGGCGGCTTCTCGTACCTGATCGCGGCGCTGGCGGCCGAGGGCACCTCGACGGTGCACGGCATCGACCTGATCAACCGCGGCTACGAGAACTTCATGGACAAGCTGCGCGACCTGGGCGCGCACATCGAGCTGCCGGCGGCGGCCGAGGTCCAGCTGACCGCCTGA
- a CDS encoding HU family DNA-binding protein — MNRSELVAALAERAEVTRKDADAVLAAFAEITGEVVAKGDEKVTIPGFLTFERTLRAARTARNPQTGEPIQIAEGYSVKVSAGSKLKEAAKGK; from the coding sequence ATGAACCGCAGTGAGCTGGTGGCCGCGCTGGCCGAGCGTGCCGAGGTGACCCGCAAGGACGCCGACGCCGTGCTGGCCGCCTTCGCCGAGATCACCGGCGAGGTCGTCGCCAAGGGCGACGAGAAGGTCACCATCCCCGGTTTCCTGACCTTCGAGCGCACCCTGCGCGCCGCCCGCACCGCCCGCAACCCGCAGACCGGCGAGCCGATCCAGATCGCCGAGGGCTACAGCGTCAAGGTGAGCGCCGGCTCGAAGCTGAAGGAAGCCGCGAAGGGCAAGTGA
- a CDS encoding NAD-dependent malic enzyme, which translates to MATVPSVSNSITVRLEVPATGNAVSSITTAVESSGGSVTGLDVTASGLEALRIDVTVAASSVAHGQEIVEKLRTIDGVSIGKVSDRTFLMHLGGKIEMSSKLPIRNRDDLSMIYTPGVARVCMAIAENPEDARRLTIKRNSVAVVTDGSAVLGLGNIGPKAALPVMEGKAALFKRFAGIDAWPLCLDTQDADEIVAIVKAIAPGFAGINLEDISAPRCFEIEARLREALDIPVFHDDQHGTAIVVLAALTNALKVVGKEIGEIRVVMSGAGAAGTAILKLLMAAGVAHATVADVRGVVHQGRDDLDGSLRWIAENTNRSGRTGTLKEAVADADVFIGVSAPNVLDGDDLATMAKDAIVFALANPDPEVDPAVARQTAAVVATGRSDFPNQINNVLVFPGVFRGLLDAQSAGVDTEMLLAAARALATTVADDELNPNYIIPSVFHPGVAKTVAAAVRDAAVAARGGAEAAPEKPTAGIVGTLDTGAFPAVQL; encoded by the coding sequence ATGGCGACGGTGCCCAGTGTCTCGAACTCGATCACTGTCCGGTTGGAGGTCCCGGCCACCGGCAACGCGGTGAGCTCGATCACCACCGCGGTGGAGTCCTCCGGCGGTTCGGTCACCGGTCTCGACGTCACGGCCTCCGGCCTGGAGGCGCTGCGGATCGACGTCACCGTGGCGGCGTCCTCGGTCGCGCACGGCCAGGAGATCGTCGAGAAGCTGCGCACCATCGACGGCGTCAGCATCGGCAAGGTCTCCGACCGCACCTTCCTGATGCACCTCGGCGGCAAGATCGAGATGTCCTCGAAGCTGCCGATCCGCAACCGCGACGACCTGAGCATGATCTACACCCCGGGCGTGGCCCGGGTCTGCATGGCGATCGCGGAGAACCCGGAGGACGCCCGCCGGCTGACCATCAAGCGCAACAGCGTCGCGGTGGTCACCGACGGCTCGGCGGTGCTGGGCCTGGGCAACATCGGCCCGAAGGCCGCACTGCCGGTGATGGAGGGCAAGGCGGCCCTGTTCAAGCGGTTCGCGGGCATCGACGCCTGGCCGCTGTGCCTGGACACCCAGGACGCCGACGAGATCGTGGCGATCGTCAAGGCGATCGCGCCGGGCTTCGCGGGCATCAACCTGGAGGACATCTCGGCGCCGCGCTGCTTCGAGATCGAGGCCCGGCTGCGCGAGGCGCTGGACATCCCGGTGTTCCACGACGACCAGCACGGCACCGCGATCGTGGTGCTGGCCGCGCTGACCAACGCGCTGAAGGTGGTCGGCAAGGAGATCGGCGAGATCCGGGTGGTGATGAGCGGCGCCGGCGCCGCGGGCACCGCGATCCTCAAGCTGCTGATGGCGGCCGGCGTCGCGCACGCCACCGTGGCGGACGTCCGGGGCGTGGTCCACCAGGGCCGCGACGACCTGGACGGCAGCCTGCGCTGGATCGCCGAGAACACCAACCGCTCCGGCCGCACCGGCACCCTCAAGGAGGCGGTGGCCGACGCCGACGTGTTCATCGGCGTCTCCGCCCCGAACGTGCTGGACGGCGACGACCTGGCCACCATGGCCAAGGACGCGATCGTCTTCGCGCTGGCCAACCCCGACCCGGAGGTCGACCCGGCGGTGGCCCGGCAGACCGCCGCGGTGGTCGCCACCGGCCGCAGCGACTTCCCCAACCAGATCAACAACGTGCTGGTCTTCCCGGGCGTCTTCCGCGGCCTGCTGGACGCGCAGAGCGCCGGGGTGGACACCGAGATGCTGCTGGCCGCCGCCCGGGCGCTGGCCACCACCGTCGCCGACGACGAGCTGAACCCGAACTACATCATCCCCAGCGTCTTCCACCCGGGCGTGGCCAAGACCGTCGCGGCCGCCGTCCGGGACGCCGCGGTGGCCGCCCGGGGCGGCGCCGAGGCGGCTCCGGAGAAGCCCACCGCGGGCATCGTCGGGACGCTCGACACCGGTGCTTTCCCGGCCGTTCAGCTCTGA
- a CDS encoding UvrD-helicase domain-containing protein, which produces MGAHGSAEHRSDTVRDREIAGEQSHLDTVYRRLEEKLAEAEYILEDAAKRVQVGTPGALAERDAQVYRAGAHLQRLNNEFEDFLFGRIDLQQADAPEEHGIPSQTPLDPADPAVAESLHIGRLGVLDAEFGPLVIDWRAPAAAPFYRATPLEPGRVIRRRVIRSKGRKVIGVEDDLLRPDLAPTLGGEELAVVGDGALMATLGRARGHSMRDIVSSIQKEQDEVIRAAAAGATLVTGGPGTGKTAVALHRAAFLLYQDRRRYAGGILVVSPTPLLVSYTEGVLPSLGEEGQVAIRAVGSLVDGIEASRYDSPEVSRIKGSARMVQLLRRAARAALELGAPTELRVFARGRALRLDAGRLKAVRGHVVGGGGTPLNLLRPRARRLLLDALWSEAVRDLPKPTTYAEREQRQEERESFDEYVSDEAPFLDFLDAWWPAVTPRRVLATLRQHRHTNRIARRAVTPEEARLLAASWRHLDERGAGELSAHDVALVDELQVLLGEPARPKVREVDAVDMLTGLDEVTTYGERAYRQRERVPEERREYAHVIVDEAQDLTPMQWRMIGRRSRMATWTIVGDPAQSSWPFPQEAQAAMDEVLAGKPRRRHTLTVNYRNPAEIAEVAAKVLELAAPGTPSPSAVRATGAHPRFAAVREPDPAAFGAAARAELERLLAEVDGTVAVVVPMDRRAEAAGWTAGLGDRVVALGSLEAKGLEYDATVVADPTGIAGESEAGLRVLYVALTRATQRLTVLSGPDDLPDAAGVPALLK; this is translated from the coding sequence TTGGGCGCGCACGGTTCCGCCGAGCACCGATCCGACACTGTCCGCGACCGCGAGATCGCGGGGGAGCAGTCGCATCTCGACACCGTCTACCGGCGGTTGGAGGAGAAGCTGGCCGAGGCGGAGTACATCCTGGAGGACGCCGCCAAGCGGGTGCAGGTCGGCACGCCCGGCGCGCTCGCCGAACGGGACGCGCAGGTGTACCGGGCCGGGGCGCACCTGCAGCGGTTGAACAACGAGTTCGAGGACTTCCTGTTCGGGCGGATCGACCTCCAGCAGGCCGACGCGCCCGAGGAGCACGGCATCCCGTCCCAGACGCCGCTGGACCCGGCCGACCCGGCCGTCGCCGAGAGCCTGCACATCGGACGGCTGGGCGTGCTGGACGCCGAGTTCGGCCCGCTGGTGATCGACTGGCGGGCCCCGGCGGCCGCGCCGTTCTACCGGGCGACGCCGCTGGAGCCGGGCCGGGTGATCCGGCGGCGGGTGATCCGGTCGAAGGGCCGGAAGGTGATCGGCGTCGAGGACGACCTGCTCCGTCCCGACCTGGCGCCGACGCTGGGCGGCGAGGAGCTGGCCGTGGTCGGCGACGGCGCGCTGATGGCGACGCTGGGCCGGGCCCGCGGCCACTCGATGCGCGACATCGTCTCGTCCATCCAGAAGGAGCAGGACGAGGTGATCCGGGCCGCCGCGGCCGGCGCGACGCTGGTGACCGGCGGGCCCGGCACCGGCAAGACCGCGGTGGCGCTGCACCGGGCCGCGTTCCTGCTCTACCAGGACCGCCGCCGGTACGCGGGCGGCATCCTGGTGGTCAGCCCCACCCCGCTGCTGGTCTCGTACACCGAGGGCGTGCTGCCCTCGCTGGGCGAGGAGGGCCAGGTGGCGATCCGCGCGGTCGGCAGCCTGGTGGACGGCATCGAGGCGTCCCGGTACGACAGCCCCGAGGTGTCCCGGATCAAGGGCTCGGCGCGGATGGTGCAACTGCTGCGCCGGGCCGCCCGGGCGGCCCTGGAGCTGGGCGCGCCGACCGAGCTGCGGGTCTTCGCCCGGGGCCGGGCGCTGCGGCTGGACGCGGGCCGGCTGAAGGCGGTGCGCGGCCACGTGGTGGGCGGCGGCGGCACGCCGCTGAACCTGCTGCGCCCGCGGGCCCGTCGGCTGCTGCTGGACGCGCTGTGGTCGGAGGCGGTGCGCGACCTGCCGAAGCCGACCACGTACGCGGAGCGCGAGCAGCGCCAGGAGGAGCGCGAGTCCTTCGACGAGTACGTGTCCGACGAGGCCCCGTTCCTGGACTTCCTGGACGCCTGGTGGCCCGCCGTCACCCCGCGCCGGGTGCTGGCCACCCTCCGGCAGCACCGGCACACCAACCGGATCGCCCGCCGGGCGGTCACCCCGGAGGAGGCCCGGCTGCTCGCCGCGTCCTGGCGGCACCTGGACGAGCGCGGCGCGGGCGAGCTGTCGGCGCACGACGTGGCGCTGGTGGACGAGCTGCAGGTGCTGCTCGGCGAGCCCGCCCGCCCGAAGGTGCGCGAGGTGGACGCGGTGGACATGCTGACCGGCCTGGACGAGGTCACCACGTACGGCGAGCGGGCCTACCGCCAGCGCGAGCGGGTCCCGGAGGAGCGGCGCGAGTACGCGCACGTGATCGTGGACGAGGCGCAGGACCTGACGCCGATGCAGTGGCGGATGATCGGGCGCCGCTCCCGGATGGCGACCTGGACGATCGTCGGCGACCCGGCGCAGTCGTCCTGGCCGTTCCCGCAGGAGGCGCAGGCGGCGATGGACGAGGTGCTGGCGGGCAAGCCGCGCCGCCGGCACACGCTGACCGTGAACTACCGCAACCCGGCGGAGATCGCCGAGGTGGCGGCGAAGGTGCTGGAGCTGGCCGCGCCGGGCACCCCGTCGCCGAGCGCGGTGCGGGCCACCGGCGCGCACCCGCGGTTCGCCGCGGTCCGCGAGCCGGACCCGGCGGCGTTCGGGGCGGCCGCCCGGGCGGAGCTGGAGCGGCTGCTGGCCGAGGTGGACGGCACCGTCGCGGTGGTGGTCCCGATGGACCGCCGGGCCGAGGCGGCGGGCTGGACCGCCGGGCTGGGCGACCGGGTGGTGGCGCTGGGCAGCCTGGAGGCGAAGGGCCTGGAGTACGACGCCACGGTGGTGGCCGACCCGACCGGCATCGCGGGCGAGTCGGAGGCGGGCCTGCGGGTGCTGTACGTGGCGCTGACCCGGGCCACCCAGCGGCTGACGGTGCTCTCCGGCCCGGACGACCTGCCGGACGCCGCGGGCGTGCCCGCGCTGCTGAAGTAG
- a CDS encoding uroporphyrinogen-III synthase produces MADPTRRLQDEPEPAESGPLAGWTIGITAARRADELTALLQRRGASVLRAPALRIVPLADDTELHTATRSLIADPPDLAVATTGIGFRGWLEAADGWDLGEQLRAALGQASVLARGPKAKGAIRAAGLRESFSAATESSAEVLSRLLDRGVDGRRIAVQLHGAPLPGFVESLRTAGADVVEVPVYRWLPPADLAPLDRLLDATCAGALDAVTFTSAPAAISLLDRAAQRGRTADLLHALRRDVLAVCVGPVTSAPFDELDVPTVWPERMRLGAMVQTLTAALPERARRLPVAGHTLELRGQAALVDGRLRPVPPAGMALLRTLARHPGWVVPRADLLKALPGSGDDEHAVETAMARLRQALGAPRLITTVVKRGYRLTLDH; encoded by the coding sequence ATGGCCGACCCGACCCGACGCCTGCAGGACGAACCCGAGCCCGCCGAGAGCGGCCCGCTCGCCGGCTGGACCATCGGCATCACCGCCGCCCGCCGCGCCGACGAGCTCACCGCCCTGCTCCAGCGTCGCGGCGCGAGCGTGTTGCGCGCCCCCGCGCTGCGGATCGTGCCGCTCGCCGACGACACCGAACTGCACACCGCCACCCGCTCCCTGATCGCCGACCCGCCGGACCTGGCCGTCGCCACCACCGGCATCGGCTTCCGCGGCTGGCTGGAGGCCGCCGACGGCTGGGACCTCGGCGAGCAGCTGCGCGCCGCCCTCGGCCAGGCCTCGGTGCTCGCCCGCGGCCCCAAGGCCAAGGGCGCGATCCGGGCGGCCGGGCTGCGCGAGTCCTTCTCCGCCGCCACCGAGTCCTCCGCCGAGGTGCTCTCCCGCCTCCTCGACCGGGGCGTCGACGGCCGCCGGATCGCCGTCCAGCTGCACGGCGCCCCGCTGCCCGGCTTCGTCGAGTCGCTGCGCACCGCCGGCGCGGACGTCGTCGAGGTCCCGGTCTACCGCTGGCTCCCGCCCGCCGACCTCGCCCCGCTCGACCGCCTCCTCGACGCGACCTGCGCCGGCGCGCTCGACGCCGTCACCTTCACCTCCGCGCCCGCCGCGATCAGCCTCCTCGACCGGGCCGCGCAGCGCGGCCGCACCGCGGACCTGCTGCACGCCCTGCGCCGCGACGTCCTGGCGGTCTGCGTCGGCCCGGTCACCTCCGCCCCGTTCGACGAGCTCGACGTGCCCACCGTCTGGCCGGAGCGGATGCGGCTGGGCGCGATGGTCCAGACCCTCACCGCGGCCCTCCCCGAGCGGGCCCGCCGCCTCCCGGTGGCCGGCCACACCCTCGAACTGCGCGGCCAGGCCGCCCTGGTCGACGGCCGCCTGCGCCCCGTCCCCCCGGCCGGCATGGCCCTGCTGCGCACCCTCGCCCGCCACCCCGGCTGGGTCGTCCCGCGCGCCGACCTGCTCAAGGCCCTGCCGGGCAGCGGCGACGACGAGCACGCCGTCGAGACGGCGATGGCCCGCCTGCGCCAGGCGCTGGGCGCGCCGCGGCTGATCACCACCGTCGTCAAGCGCGGGTACCGGCTGACGCTGGACCACTGA
- a CDS encoding NarK/NasA family nitrate transporter gives MDGTTTNGRTGGRWIQHWDPEDTAFWEATGRRTARRNLAFSVLSEHIGFSIWSLWSVMVLFMGKDYGIDPAGKFFLVAMPTLVGAFVRIPYTVAVARFGGRNWTVVSALLLLLPTLTAAYVMHPGTSYTTFMLVAALTGFGGGNFASSMTNINAFYPARHKGWALGLNAGGGNIGVPVIQLVSLGVIAWAGAGHPRLVLGIYLPLIVVAALCAALFMDNLAPMKADTGSLAAIVREKHTWLMSVLYVGTFGSFIGFSFAFGLVLQNQFGRTPLQAAQLTFLGPLLGSVVRPLGGKLADRFGGARITLWNFAAMAAAASVVTYASSIRSLPVFLTGFVALFALAGLGNGSTYKMIPGIFDAKAQDRIAAGATAEDAAAWSRKMSGAAIGVIGAVGALGGLFINLAFRQSFLVAKSGTPAFVSFLAAYAVCFLLTWTVYLRRPAPAAASTDTPALAQV, from the coding sequence ATGGACGGCACCACGACGAACGGCAGGACGGGCGGCCGCTGGATCCAGCACTGGGACCCGGAGGACACCGCGTTCTGGGAGGCCACCGGCCGCCGGACCGCCCGGCGCAACCTCGCCTTCTCGGTGCTCTCCGAGCACATCGGCTTCTCGATCTGGAGCCTGTGGTCGGTGATGGTGCTCTTCATGGGCAAGGACTACGGCATCGACCCGGCCGGGAAGTTCTTCCTGGTCGCGATGCCCACCCTGGTCGGCGCCTTCGTCCGGATCCCCTACACCGTCGCGGTGGCCCGCTTCGGCGGCCGGAACTGGACGGTGGTCTCCGCGCTGCTGCTGCTCCTGCCGACCCTCACCGCCGCGTACGTCATGCACCCCGGCACCTCGTACACCACCTTCATGCTGGTCGCGGCGCTCACCGGCTTCGGCGGCGGCAACTTCGCCTCCTCGATGACCAACATCAACGCCTTCTACCCGGCCCGGCACAAGGGGTGGGCGCTCGGCCTCAACGCGGGCGGCGGCAACATCGGGGTGCCGGTGATCCAGCTGGTCTCGCTCGGCGTGATCGCCTGGGCCGGCGCCGGGCACCCCCGCCTGGTGCTGGGCATCTACCTGCCGCTGATCGTGGTCGCCGCGCTGTGCGCCGCCCTGTTCATGGACAACCTGGCCCCGATGAAGGCCGACACCGGCTCGCTCGCCGCGATCGTCCGGGAGAAGCACACCTGGCTGATGTCGGTGCTGTACGTCGGCACCTTCGGCTCCTTCATCGGCTTCTCCTTCGCCTTCGGCCTGGTGCTGCAGAACCAGTTCGGCCGCACCCCGCTGCAGGCCGCCCAGCTGACCTTCCTCGGCCCGCTGCTGGGCTCGGTGGTCCGGCCGCTGGGCGGGAAGCTCGCCGACCGGTTCGGCGGCGCCCGGATCACGCTGTGGAACTTCGCCGCGATGGCCGCCGCCGCGAGCGTCGTCACCTACGCCTCGTCGATCCGCTCGCTGCCGGTCTTCCTCACCGGCTTCGTCGCCCTGTTCGCCCTGGCCGGCCTCGGCAACGGCTCCACCTACAAGATGATCCCCGGCATCTTCGACGCCAAGGCCCAGGACCGGATCGCGGCCGGCGCCACCGCCGAGGACGCCGCCGCCTGGTCCCGCAAGATGTCCGGCGCGGCGATCGGCGTGATCGGCGCGGTCGGTGCCCTCGGCGGCCTGTTCATCAACCTCGCCTTCCGGCAGTCCTTCCTGGTCGCCAAGTCCGGCACCCCCGCCTTCGTCTCCTTCCTCGCCGCCTACGCGGTCTGCTTCCTCCTCACCTGGACGGTCTACCTCCGCCGCCCGGCCCCCGCCGCGGCCAGCACCGACACCCCCGCCCTCGCCCAGGTCTGA
- the smpB gene encoding SsrA-binding protein SmpB translates to MAKETGKKLVAQNKKARHEYTILDTYECGMVLTGTEVKSLREGRANLVDGYAYVQGGEAWIDNVFIPEYAQGTWTNHSARRKRKLLLHRMEIRKIESKVKETGHTLVPLSLYFKDGRAKLELALAVGKKLYDKRQTLRERQDRRESDRAVAAARRRSGQG, encoded by the coding sequence ATGGCAAAGGAAACGGGCAAGAAGCTGGTCGCGCAGAACAAGAAGGCGCGGCACGAGTACACCATTCTCGACACCTACGAGTGCGGCATGGTGCTCACCGGCACCGAGGTCAAGTCGCTCCGCGAGGGCCGGGCCAACCTGGTCGACGGCTACGCGTACGTCCAGGGCGGTGAGGCCTGGATCGACAACGTCTTCATCCCCGAGTACGCCCAGGGCACCTGGACCAACCACTCGGCGCGGCGCAAGCGCAAGCTGCTGCTGCACAGGATGGAGATCCGCAAGATCGAGTCCAAGGTGAAGGAGACCGGCCACACGCTGGTCCCGCTGTCCCTGTACTTCAAGGACGGCCGCGCCAAGCTCGAACTGGCCCTCGCGGTCGGCAAGAAGCTGTACGACAAGCGGCAGACCCTGCGCGAGCGCCAGGACCGCCGCGAGTCGGACCGCGCGGTGGCGGCCGCCCGCCGCCGCTCCGGCCAGGGCTGA
- a CDS encoding S41 family peptidase: MPTAPRVRQGMTLGLVFGAVLFAGAASGAWGEPDGSSRAPSSSDAGPPAGDLTGADLTPQQARQLVGASGDRWAAYLSPQQYADLTGGRYAGVGLSVDREAGGPTLVAEVLPDSPAARAGIEAGQRLVTVDGTPAEQLPVTEVVSRLRGGPAGSPVAVGLRGGDGDGPVRQLTLTRAELSTREVEVDHPAPGVARIAVHAFTEGVGDQVRAAAAGARGVVLDLRGNSGGLVEEAVATASVFLDGGPVASYQVHGEHRELTAAAGGNTAAPLVVLVDGGTMSAAELLAGALQDRSRAVLVGSRTFGKDTVQQPSRLADGSVLELTVGRYQTPAGRSPDGTGFQPDVPAAGEDPDGLALRVLDGLTGSAPAAPAASRAPAPAGAPAASGALAAP; this comes from the coding sequence ATGCCGACAGCACCGCGGGTACGCCAGGGGATGACACTGGGCCTGGTGTTCGGCGCGGTGCTGTTCGCCGGAGCGGCCTCGGGGGCCTGGGGAGAGCCGGACGGCTCCTCCCGGGCCCCTTCGTCGTCCGACGCCGGGCCGCCCGCCGGAGACCTGACCGGGGCCGACCTGACCCCGCAGCAGGCCAGGCAGCTGGTCGGCGCCAGCGGCGACCGCTGGGCCGCCTACCTGAGCCCGCAGCAGTACGCGGACCTCACCGGCGGCCGGTACGCGGGCGTCGGGCTGAGCGTGGACCGGGAGGCCGGCGGGCCGACCCTGGTGGCCGAGGTGCTGCCGGACTCGCCCGCCGCCCGGGCCGGCATCGAGGCCGGCCAGCGGCTGGTCACCGTCGACGGGACGCCGGCCGAGCAGCTGCCGGTCACCGAGGTGGTCTCCCGGCTGCGCGGCGGGCCGGCCGGCAGCCCGGTCGCGGTCGGCCTCCGGGGCGGGGACGGGGACGGGCCGGTGCGCCAACTCACCCTCACCCGGGCCGAGCTGTCCACCCGCGAGGTCGAGGTCGACCACCCGGCGCCCGGGGTGGCCCGGATCGCCGTGCACGCCTTCACCGAGGGCGTCGGCGACCAGGTGCGGGCCGCCGCGGCCGGCGCCCGGGGCGTGGTGCTCGACCTGCGCGGCAACTCCGGCGGGCTGGTCGAGGAGGCCGTCGCCACCGCCTCGGTGTTCCTCGACGGCGGGCCGGTGGCCAGCTACCAGGTGCACGGCGAGCACCGCGAACTGACCGCCGCCGCGGGCGGGAACACCGCCGCCCCGCTGGTCGTGCTGGTCGACGGCGGCACCATGAGCGCCGCCGAACTGCTGGCCGGCGCGCTCCAGGACCGCTCCCGGGCCGTCCTGGTCGGCAGCCGCACCTTCGGCAAGGACACCGTCCAGCAGCCCAGCCGGCTGGCCGACGGCTCGGTGCTGGAGCTCACCGTCGGCCGCTACCAGACCCCGGCCGGCCGCTCCCCGGACGGCACCGGCTTCCAGCCCGACGTCCCGGCCGCCGGCGAGGACCCGGACGGGCTCGCCCTCCGGGTGCTGGACGGGCTGACCGGCTCCGCCCCGGCCGCGCCCGCCGCCTCCCGCGCCCCCGCGCCCGCCGGCGCCCCGGCCGCCTCCGGTGCGCTCGCCGCGCCGTAA